A region from the Enterobacter roggenkampii genome encodes:
- the rlmKL gene encoding bifunctional 23S rRNA (guanine(2069)-N(7))-methyltransferase RlmK/23S rRNA (guanine(2445)-N(2))-methyltransferase RlmL yields the protein MNSLFASTARGLEELLKTELENLGAQECQVVQGGVHFEGDTRLIYQSLMWSRLASRIMLPMKECKVYSDLDLYTGVQMIDWTEIFTPNATFAVHFNGVNDEIRNSQYGALRVKDAIVDCFTRKNKERPNVDRENPDLRINVWLNGDTASISLDLSGAGLHLRGYRDRTGMAPIKETLAAAIVMRSGWQPGTPLLDPMCGSGTLLIEAAMLATDRAPGLHRGHWGFKGWAQHDEALWKEVKDDAQTRARKGLAEYTSHFYGSDSDPRVIERARSNARRAGIGELVTFEVKDVANLTNPLPKGPYGTVISNPPYGERLDSEPALIALHSLLGRNMKDHFGGWNLSLFSASPELLSCLQLRADRQFKAKNGPLDCVQKNYHLAEKAADSKPSGVAEDYANRLRKNLKKFEKWAKQEGIECYRLYDADLPEYNVAVDRYADWVVIQEYAPPKTIDAQKARQRMLDVIAATIAVLGIAPNKLVLKTRERQKGKNQYQKMGEKGDFIEVGEYNARLWVNLTDYLDTGLFLDHRIARRMLGQMSKGKDFLNLFSYTGSASVHAGLGGARSTTTVDMSRTYLEWAERNLRLNGLTGRQHRLMQADVLGWLRDTDEQFDLIFIDPPTFSNSKRMEDSFDVQRDHLRLMTDLKRLLRKGGTIMFSNNKRGFRMDHDGLAALGLKAQEISQKTLSQDFARNRQIHNCWLITAV from the coding sequence ATGAATTCTCTGTTTGCCAGTACGGCCCGTGGGCTGGAAGAGCTGTTAAAAACTGAACTGGAAAACCTGGGCGCACAAGAGTGTCAGGTGGTTCAGGGTGGTGTCCATTTTGAGGGCGACACGCGGCTTATTTACCAGAGCCTGATGTGGAGCCGCCTGGCGTCGCGCATCATGCTGCCGATGAAGGAGTGCAAGGTTTATAGCGACCTTGACCTCTACACCGGCGTACAGATGATCGACTGGACAGAGATCTTCACCCCGAATGCCACCTTTGCGGTGCATTTCAACGGCGTGAACGACGAGATCCGCAACAGCCAGTACGGTGCCCTGCGCGTAAAAGACGCCATTGTGGACTGCTTTACGCGTAAAAATAAGGAACGTCCAAACGTCGATCGTGAAAACCCGGATCTGCGTATTAACGTCTGGCTGAACGGCGACACGGCGAGTATCTCTCTCGATCTGAGCGGCGCGGGCCTGCACCTGCGCGGCTACCGCGATCGTACCGGCATGGCACCCATCAAAGAGACCCTGGCGGCCGCCATTGTGATGCGCTCCGGCTGGCAGCCGGGCACGCCGCTGCTCGACCCGATGTGCGGTTCCGGTACCCTGCTGATTGAAGCGGCCATGCTGGCCACCGACCGCGCGCCGGGGCTGCATCGCGGTCACTGGGGCTTCAAAGGCTGGGCGCAGCACGATGAAGCACTCTGGAAAGAGGTCAAAGACGATGCGCAGACCCGCGCGCGTAAAGGTCTGGCGGAGTACACCTCCCACTTCTACGGCTCCGATAGCGACCCTCGCGTCATTGAGCGCGCGCGCAGCAACGCCCGCCGTGCCGGTATTGGCGAGCTGGTCACCTTCGAAGTAAAAGACGTGGCAAACCTGACCAACCCGCTGCCAAAAGGCCCGTACGGTACCGTGATCAGCAACCCGCCATACGGCGAACGTCTCGACAGCGAACCGGCGCTGATTGCCCTGCACAGCCTGCTGGGCCGCAACATGAAGGACCACTTCGGCGGCTGGAACCTGTCTCTGTTCAGCGCCTCGCCGGAACTGCTGAGCTGCCTGCAGCTGCGTGCCGACCGCCAGTTTAAGGCGAAAAACGGCCCGCTGGACTGCGTGCAGAAAAACTACCATCTGGCGGAGAAGGCGGCCGACAGCAAGCCGTCCGGCGTGGCGGAAGATTACGCTAACCGTCTGCGCAAGAACCTGAAGAAATTTGAGAAGTGGGCGAAGCAGGAGGGCATTGAATGCTACCGCCTGTATGATGCCGACCTGCCGGAGTACAACGTGGCGGTTGACCGCTACGCGGACTGGGTGGTGATTCAGGAATATGCGCCGCCGAAAACCATTGATGCGCAAAAAGCGCGTCAGCGCATGCTGGACGTTATTGCCGCCACCATCGCCGTGCTGGGTATTGCGCCAAACAAGCTGGTGCTGAAAACCCGTGAACGTCAGAAAGGCAAAAATCAGTACCAGAAGATGGGCGAGAAGGGCGACTTTATCGAAGTGGGCGAATATAACGCCCGCCTGTGGGTCAACCTGACCGACTATCTGGATACCGGCCTGTTCCTCGACCACCGTATCGCCCGCCGCATGCTGGGCCAGATGAGCAAGGGCAAGGACTTCCTGAATCTCTTCTCCTATACCGGCAGCGCCAGCGTGCATGCGGGTCTGGGCGGCGCGCGCAGCACCACCACGGTGGACATGTCCCGCACCTATCTGGAGTGGGCGGAGCGCAACCTGCGTCTTAACGGCTTAACCGGGCGTCAGCATCGCCTGATGCAGGCTGACGTGCTGGGCTGGCTGCGCGACACCGACGAGCAGTTCGACCTGATCTTTATCGATCCGCCGACCTTCTCCAACTCCAAGCGTATGGAAGATAGCTTTGACGTTCAACGCGATCACCTGCGCCTGATGACCGACCTGAAGCGCCTGCTGCGTAAAGGCGGCACCATTATGTTCTCGAACAACAAACGCGGCTTCCGTATGGATCATGACGGCTTAGCAGCCCTGGGACTGAAAGCACAAGAAATCAGCCAAAAAACGCTGTCTCAGGACTTTGCCCGTAACCGTCAAATCCATAACTGCTGGTTGATTACCGCGGTCTGA
- a CDS encoding ABC transporter ATP-binding protein — protein sequence MSLISMHGAWLSFSDSPLLDNAELHIEDNERVCLVGRNGAGKSTLMKILNREQGLDDGRIVYEQDLIVSRLQQDPPRHVTGSVYDFVAEGISEQAEYLKRYHEISHLVMTDPSDKNLNELAKVQEMLDHHGLWQLENRINEVLAQLGLEPDMELSALSGGWLRKAALGRALVSGPKVLLLDEPTNHLDIEAIDWLEGFLKTFSGTIIFISHDRSFIRNMATRIVDLDRGKLVTYPGDYDTYLLEKEENLRVEELQNAEFDRKLAQEEVWIRQGIKARRTRNEGRVRALKAMRRERSERREVMGSAKMQVEEASRSGKIVFEMENVNYQVDGKVLVKDFSAQVQRGDKIALIGPNGCGKTTLLKLMLGQLQADSGRIHCGTKLEVAYFDQHRAELDPDRTVMDNLAEGKQEVMVNGKPRHVLGYLQDFLFHPKRAMTPVRALSGGERNRLLLARLFLKPSNLLILDEPTNDLDVETLELLEELIDGYQGTVMLVSHDRQFVDNTVTECWIFEGEGRIGQYVGGYHDAKGQQAQSLATKQSKSKISSEPAVTKAETVKKTSAKLSYNLQRELEGLPQRLEELEAALEDLQKQVADASFFTQSHDYTQKVLAEMSAAEKALEDAFERWEYLESLKNGA from the coding sequence ATGTCTTTAATTAGTATGCACGGCGCGTGGCTCTCTTTCAGCGACTCACCGCTTCTCGACAATGCAGAGCTGCACATCGAAGATAACGAGCGCGTCTGTCTGGTGGGCCGTAACGGCGCGGGTAAATCCACGCTGATGAAAATCCTTAACCGCGAACAGGGCCTGGATGACGGGCGCATTGTTTACGAGCAGGATCTGATTGTCTCCCGCCTGCAGCAGGATCCACCGCGTCACGTGACCGGCAGCGTGTACGATTTCGTGGCGGAAGGGATCTCCGAGCAGGCTGAATACCTGAAGCGCTATCACGAGATTTCGCATCTGGTGATGACCGATCCGAGCGACAAAAACCTCAACGAGCTGGCAAAAGTGCAGGAGATGCTCGATCACCACGGTCTGTGGCAGCTTGAAAACCGCATTAATGAAGTGCTGGCGCAGCTCGGGCTGGAACCCGACATGGAGCTGTCGGCGCTCTCCGGCGGCTGGCTGCGTAAAGCGGCCCTGGGTCGTGCGCTGGTCAGCGGGCCGAAGGTGCTGCTGCTGGACGAACCGACGAACCACCTGGATATCGAGGCGATCGACTGGCTGGAAGGCTTCCTGAAAACCTTCAGCGGCACCATCATCTTTATCTCGCACGACCGTTCGTTTATTCGCAATATGGCGACGCGTATTGTCGATCTCGACCGCGGCAAGCTGGTGACCTATCCTGGCGATTACGACACCTATCTGCTGGAGAAAGAAGAAAACCTGCGCGTGGAAGAGCTGCAGAATGCGGAGTTTGACCGCAAGCTGGCGCAGGAAGAAGTCTGGATCCGCCAGGGCATCAAAGCCCGCCGTACCCGTAACGAAGGGCGCGTGCGCGCCCTGAAGGCGATGCGTCGCGAGCGCAGCGAACGCCGTGAAGTGATGGGCAGCGCCAAAATGCAGGTGGAAGAGGCGTCCCGTTCCGGCAAGATTGTCTTTGAAATGGAAAACGTTAACTATCAGGTTGACGGTAAAGTGCTGGTGAAAGACTTCTCGGCACAGGTTCAGCGCGGCGACAAAATCGCCCTGATTGGCCCGAACGGCTGCGGTAAAACCACGCTGCTGAAACTGATGCTCGGCCAGCTGCAGGCCGACAGCGGCCGCATTCACTGCGGGACCAAGCTGGAGGTCGCCTACTTCGACCAGCACCGCGCGGAGCTGGATCCGGACCGTACGGTGATGGACAACCTCGCCGAAGGCAAGCAGGAAGTGATGGTGAACGGCAAGCCGCGCCACGTGCTGGGCTACCTGCAGGACTTTCTGTTCCATCCGAAGCGCGCCATGACGCCGGTGCGCGCGCTGTCAGGCGGTGAGCGCAACCGTCTTCTGCTGGCGCGCCTGTTCCTGAAGCCAAGCAACCTGCTGATCCTCGATGAACCGACCAACGATCTGGATGTCGAAACGCTGGAACTGCTGGAAGAGCTGATTGACGGTTATCAGGGCACCGTGATGCTGGTCAGCCACGATCGTCAGTTCGTTGACAACACCGTGACCGAGTGCTGGATCTTCGAAGGTGAAGGGCGAATTGGTCAATATGTCGGCGGTTATCACGATGCAAAAGGGCAGCAGGCACAGTCGCTGGCGACGAAGCAGTCAAAGTCCAAAATAAGTTCTGAACCTGCTGTAACAAAAGCAGAAACTGTCAAGAAAACCTCGGCTAAACTAAGCTATAACCTGCAGCGCGAACTGGAGGGGCTACCGCAGCGTCTTGAAGAGCTGGAGGCTGCGCTTGAGGATCTGCAAAAACAGGTTGCTGATGCGTCATTCTTTACCCAATCGCATGACTATACTCAGAAAGTATTGGCTGAAATGTCCGCGGCTGAAAAAGCCCTGGAAGATGCCTTTGAGCGCTGGGAGTACCTTGAGTCTCTGAAAAACGGCGCATAA